The genomic region aagatttaaatctttcacgggttataccttagttcgactcgagttgcgtttcaacaacatcatcgttagccacaaaaaaattttacaaactaaacgcaataaaatacattaaaaaccgaacccccggtgcgaagcgagggttcgaacactagtcaTGACTAATGAACCTTCAACTGAAAATTATCTTTACTTACAAATTGCGGGTAATGATTTTTATTTGAGTGAACAATCATTTTTCAATCGCGTTACGATCATTGCAGAGAGCCTATAACTCTATAAGGCTATGACCTCAGACATTTAATGCCGTTTTCTCTATATGAGTTGTTGGTTGATGATTCTTAACCATCAAATTAAATTGCACTTTAAATTGATTAACTTTTTTGCAGAGtaactttttcttttctttttttcttttcttaagaCGATACCGACTCCAAATGCTCTTATTTGTCACCCACACACACGTTAGGAGGAAGCTCAATTCGCGAAGATGTTGACAGTTTCATCGAAGGTAGAGAAAACACCACGagagaccttcccaaatcgcattgatgttgacgataccatcacGGTGGTATAATGGTTTGTGGTATAAGAGACAGCTGCGTAGTCCGTAAGTTTAAGTCTAATATAAAACCAAACCTTATTATGACATTTATTATCGAACTTCTTATAGATATATCAACATCACATAGATCAGTACTAAGACTATAAAACTGACTCAAAACTAAACATTGACATATCATGACAATCACATTCACCTACCATTCCATAAGACTAACATGAATCACTCCATATAGAGTGGTTTAACATCATTATCAATGACACAACTTTTTCTTTTCGAATTGCTTCTGTTGACGATAATATGGATCTTAGACCAAACGTGGACTCAAGAGGACAAAAACACTAGACCAAGCATTAATCGCATAAACTATGATTTTCGGGATCGAAGAATCAAACCTACATGAGGATTGACCGACACCTAGAGTTATTATTCGTGGTGGGTATGACTAGGAACATTACTAGTAATTATACGCAGCTAGGATTTGTATGGAGTGACTAACATAACAATGTAACTCGTAAACTATATTTATAATGTTTGCAGCGACAGTCGATCGACAGAATCTGACTGTCGATCAACTGGCCACTCAGTTGACTAATTGTCAACTTATACCGATTCACACTATCGTTCGATTGTCTCTTTTGTCGGTCGATAGACTCTGTCTGTCGGTCGACGGCGAGTGAGTTTAACTATTGAATAAACATTAACATAACACAAACAAATATCCAACAGTCAACATTTAGATACACAAACAAATGACACTATTAAACGTACATAACGATTAGAACTAGAGATTAACAGTAATGCACTAACAGcttcattttcttttcttttttagatttttaaaaacaTGTAATTACAAAAATATGAAATAATTAGTTGCAATTCAATTAAAAGTTCAAATGCTATAATTCATTCTTCATTTCTTCTTTAGTTCAAACCAAAAATTAATCGAAGGGAACCACAAAGAAGATGGTTTGAGGAAATTGGGCCAGCAAGAGTGCAAGACATACACATGCATATACACCAGTAGTGGCCCACTCAAAacaatctaagggcaatatcatgaTCCAAACAATTAAAGCTCCTCATAGGATACGTCCATGGCCTAGTCACTATCAATATTCAGAAGTCCTATAGATATATTAACTTTGGCATTTATCTATTCTTGATATTGACAGCACTAACTAAAGACAACATTTTCATACTCTCTTTAGTATCATTTAATTTTCTTCTTGTTATCTATACATACACTCACCAAACTCATAGATTTGACATTTCAATTCCATCTTGTTTGTTTTGTATGTAACACGTATCAAAATATGGCTAGTAAGTGTACTTTCTTACCTGATGATGTGTCTACTGATGACATCTTCAGTGTTCTTGAGGGTGTTTCTAGTAAAGTTATCAAGACCTGCATGACAAAATCAAGATCTTCTTTTGGGGCTTCACAAGATGTTGTTGTAAATGAAGAGCCTAAGAGTAAGAGGGTCAAGGTATCACATATCGCGGTTGAGAGGAACCGGAGGAAGCAGATGAACGAGCACTTGAGTGTTCTTCGCTCACTTTTGCCATGCTTTTATGTCAAAAGGGTATTGTTCAAAAAGGTTATCAAATTAACAAATATTTGTGTATGTATATGTTTTATGAATTGTTGATGCAAGATAAAGTCTATAAAATAATATGTTAATTAGCATGGAAATTTTGGCTACTCTCTTGCTAAGTCAAGTGGAAGTTAAGTATATGTGTATGTTAACTTACTTCTAAGTTCTACATTGTGCCTATGTATTATGTGATAGTACAATGAAACACGTAAACCATCTCATGATAGTAGTGGTTGGAGTAATAAAAAGGTTTCAGGTACAAATCTCACTATAAGCATATATTAGGTGGCCAAAAAAGGGTCACGTTCACGAAAAAATTCTGATTAGGTTGCGTATATATGAGTACAAATATTCTCCTCTCCGAATAGCTTAATAGGGAAGAACCTTATCAGTTAAACCGTTTATGAAATTGTTACATGTGGGTATATGTTAATTTAGTTTAACACACTATTTCTTGATCTTGGTCACTTGCTAGTTATATTCACTACAACGAAAATGTCATTTTTCATAACTTTCGACCACGATGGAAATACGCGTGGATATTATAGGAATACATATTTTTAAAACACATTCACAAATCAAGATCTGAACATGAGAACATTCTCCGTTTATCCGTTTATACTTTCTAGTGTGTCAATAAGCTCCTAAAATTGTCTTAAACTTATTAATTTTGTTGTAGTGATTCTTGTTTGGTTGATTATATAGTATGAAACTTGTAGGGTGATCAAGCATCAATAATTGAAGGAGTAGCTAGTTACATAACTGAATTACAACAAGTTCTACAATCCTTAGAGGCCAAGAAGCAACGAAAAGTTTACAGTGAATTAGTCACAACCCCAAAGCTTGTTTCAAGCCCAAGAACCATTATCCCTCTAAGCCCGCAAAACCAAGCTCTTGGCCCTAGCCCAAGCTTGCCCATTAGCCCAAGAACACCACAACCATTAAACCCCTTCAGACCCATACTGCCTCAATTCATATCACCATCACTAAACATTTCACCTGCTACTTCGGTCACAAATTCCGACAGTGCTAATGAGATTGTGGCGAATTTGCGGTCATCTGTTGCTGAAGTTGAGGTTAAGTTTTCGAGTGGCAATCTTGTTTTAACGACTTGCTCGAATCGGATACCGGGAAAAGTAACAAAGGTAGTAGACATTCTTGAAAAGCTATCACTTGAAGTTCTTCAGGCCAACATTAATGTTATTGATGATATCATGGTTAACTCTTTTACCATTAAGGTAAGATCAAGATTTAGTTTTTTCTGCTTCTTTTCTAATTTTAGTTAAATCATTTTCTA from Rutidosis leptorrhynchoides isolate AG116_Rl617_1_P2 chromosome 9, CSIRO_AGI_Rlap_v1, whole genome shotgun sequence harbors:
- the LOC139869141 gene encoding transcription factor SPEECHLESS-like — encoded protein: MASKCTFLPDDVSTDDIFSVLEGVSSKVIKTCMTKSRSSFGASQDVVVNEEPKSKRVKVSHIAVERNRRKQMNEHLSVLRSLLPCFYVKRGDQASIIEGVASYITELQQVLQSLEAKKQRKVYSELVTTPKLVSSPRTIIPLSPQNQALGPSPSLPISPRTPQPLNPFRPILPQFISPSLNISPATSVTNSDSANEIVANLRSSVAEVEVKFSSGNLVLTTCSNRIPGKVTKVVDILEKLSLEVLQANINVIDDIMVNSFTIKIGVGCPLSAEELAQHIQQTFC